In a genomic window of Halostella litorea:
- the htpX gene encoding zinc metalloprotease HtpX, translating to MQWKTDWGLRLRMFLTMFLLFALYIVFAAVIVSYIGGGILVMALIFGGFSLTQYFFSDRLTLWSMGASEVSEDEYPELHAAVSRLSQQANLPKPTVAVADDKVPNAFATGRSQRKAAVCVTTGLMRTLNREELEGVIAHELAHIKNRDMMVMTLASFLSTIAFVVVRWGAFFGGGRRRQGGGGVIVAIGVSLLVWIISYVLIRALSRYREYAADRGGATITGQPSALANALLKISGEMDNIPTRDMRDEAEMNAFFIIPISKGMISRLFSTHPPTEKRVERLRDLERQMEGY from the coding sequence ATGCAGTGGAAAACGGACTGGGGGCTTCGCCTGCGGATGTTCCTGACGATGTTCCTGCTGTTCGCGCTGTACATCGTCTTCGCGGCGGTGATCGTCTCGTACATCGGCGGCGGCATCCTGGTGATGGCGCTGATCTTCGGCGGGTTCTCGCTGACGCAGTACTTCTTCAGCGACCGACTGACGCTGTGGAGCATGGGGGCCTCGGAGGTGTCCGAGGACGAGTACCCCGAACTGCACGCCGCCGTCTCGCGGCTCTCCCAGCAGGCCAACCTGCCGAAGCCGACGGTCGCCGTCGCCGACGACAAGGTGCCGAACGCCTTCGCCACCGGCCGCTCCCAGCGCAAGGCCGCAGTCTGCGTGACGACGGGCCTGATGCGGACGCTGAACCGGGAGGAACTGGAGGGCGTGATCGCCCACGAACTCGCCCACATCAAGAACCGGGACATGATGGTGATGACGCTCGCCTCCTTCCTCTCGACGATCGCGTTCGTCGTCGTCCGCTGGGGCGCGTTCTTCGGCGGCGGCCGCCGCCGGCAGGGCGGTGGCGGCGTCATCGTCGCCATCGGCGTCTCGCTGCTCGTCTGGATCATCAGCTACGTCCTCATCCGGGCGCTGTCCCGGTACCGCGAGTACGCGGCGGACCGCGGGGGCGCGACGATCACGGGCCAGCCCTCCGCGCTTGCAAACGCCCTGCTGAAGATCTCCGGCGAGATGGACAACATCCCCACGCGGGACATGCGCGACGAGGCGGAGATGAACGCCTTCTTCATCATCCCCATCTCCAAGGGGATGATCTCGCGGCTGTTCAGCACGCACCCTCCGACGGAGAAACGCGTCGAGCGCCTGCGCGACCTCGAACGGCAGATGGAGGGGTACTGA
- the pspAB gene encoding PspA-associated protein PspAB, translating into MGLLDGLREILGVRAESDAARDADPEDLFGMSTAYLTMQADLGYDAVGEAALCFAGVDSTDFADAVDEVVAILEAGEEETGTEAELHEDDHGYRWVVLADDDYEDLVTSLHFAADTFIERDYGSRLLAAVFGFERHGDPAYWIYSFRRGAYYPFAPRAGNERDNATEFKLESVLDGELEVEGDKEYWYPLWPSEDGAHPWD; encoded by the coding sequence ATGGGACTGCTCGACGGGTTGCGGGAGATCCTCGGCGTCCGCGCCGAGTCCGACGCCGCGCGCGACGCCGACCCGGAGGACCTGTTCGGGATGAGCACGGCGTATCTGACGATGCAGGCCGACCTCGGGTACGACGCCGTCGGCGAGGCCGCGCTCTGTTTCGCCGGCGTGGACAGCACGGACTTCGCCGACGCCGTCGACGAAGTCGTCGCCATCCTCGAAGCCGGCGAGGAGGAGACCGGCACCGAGGCCGAACTCCACGAGGACGACCACGGCTACCGCTGGGTCGTCCTCGCCGACGACGACTACGAGGACCTCGTGACCAGCCTCCACTTCGCCGCCGACACGTTCATCGAGCGGGACTACGGCTCCCGGCTGCTGGCCGCCGTCTTCGGGTTCGAGCGCCACGGCGACCCCGCCTACTGGATCTACTCCTTCCGCCGCGGCGCGTACTACCCCTTCGCCCCCCGGGCCGGCAACGAGCGCGACAACGCGACCGAGTTCAAACTGGAGAGCGTCCTCGACGGCGAACTCGAAGTCGAGGGCGACAAGGAGTACTGGTACCCGCTGTGGCCCAGCGAGGACGGC